The Hevea brasiliensis isolate MT/VB/25A 57/8 chromosome 9, ASM3005281v1, whole genome shotgun sequence nucleotide sequence GGGCCAGAGAAGCCTACTGAAGGCAAGACGCTCGACCAAACTCGAGAGAAACTAAGAAAAGCTAGAGAGAAGATTCTCTCCCTAGAAAGGTATGAGAGAAAATTGCTCAATTGATGAATTCATTATAGCTCTAATAATATATTTGGACAAATAAAAATACTAATGTAAGAATTCGTTGGCCTAATATATAGACAATTTATCTATTGATATTTGTAACATGCAAAACTTTCTTGATCCTTAGGAAACAACACagtcatacatatatatataaatatacacCCATTTGAGACTATTGAAGAGAATACTGATCCAATTGAAATTACATAACCTACCCTTAATATTACTTAAGAAAATGTATGTGAAGAAGTTTGACAGATGAACAGAATTCTTAATATTTCAGCAATATAACTCGTAAAGCTAGGTAAGAAAAGAAAGACATGTATGTAATTATGTATAGCTCATTCATTTTCTTCGGATCATGGAAAGTTAAGAAATTGAACCTTTTACATCTCGATCAAGATTTACGTTCGTTCATCcagatgaagatgaagatgaagatgaatctGAATTGATCCAGGTTGGAGATGGCCCAAATATGTGGGAATAAGGTCTATTATGAAGTGGAAATGTTAGCCGCCCAATGCTGCCGTCAACTAAATTGAACACGCCCATGAACTGATCATGAAAGCTTTCAAATCCCCCACCTTTCTTTGGTAAAATAGTTTTGTCAATGAAAATTATGCAATTTCCTTCTAGTTCAGAAAAATCCTGAGCTGAAGTAGAGAAAGAACTGTGACCCACAAAGAATATTCTATCTCCAATGCTTTTCACGGGATCCCAATCATGTTCTTCCTCATTCAGCTTATAAACTCTGAAATCAACCACCATACATTGTGTCTCAGCATTTGATTGACGATCGCATTCTCCTTTAACGAATCCATCTACTAGATAAAGATCTCCGCATGATTCCACTAAAAACTTCTCAATACCTTCACGATATAATGGAGCTGCAATTTTTTTAGCCCTCGAGGATGAAAAATCAATCACAGAAAGCATCCCCCATTTGTCCACAACATAAAATTGCCCTTTATAAACTATAATATCACAGTAATAACAAAACCCACCATTTACAATGGTCCAATTCTCATCCCCAAATCTCCAATAACACAATCTTCCATGTCCAGATTTTCTTCCATGTTCAGTGATCGCAAGAACTGTGCAATCTTCAATTTTATTCCAAGCAAAATCAGGGTAAACAATCACTTTATTTACCCTAAACATCGTATTCAGATTGAAAGCCATAAGATCCCTTGGAAGTTCAGACCAATTACAAGCTACCCTATCCATCTTCGTTCTGGAGATCAAGAAATCCTAAACCTTTGAACCACTGATTTTTCGCTTATCGTTATTGTGTTGGCGCTTCTATAAAGGGGAGAAACGTAGGGGAAGTTTGACCTTTTGGCGGTGCAAttgtttggtttttttttttaacttttttttttttaaattatgcagCCAATAAGATTTAAGATTTAAGATTTAAGGAATAATTAGAGAGGCTGAGTTAAATTCTAAAACGAGTTTGTgtgataaataattaaatttaaaagatcAGAAATTTAATACCATGAAGAGTTTAAAGTTTATATGTTTAGTATTTAGTAtcgaatttatttatataaatatttaattaaatataaaatatatatatttttataataatattttatataaatagattttaaatattttgaaattattaaaattttaaaatataaatattaataaaaatattttttatataaattattaattaaaatatataaaattaaatgaattaaaatattttttaggtaATAATAATTGGATTCAGAcaattgataataaattttaatcggatttgagttttaaaaatattaatcatatTCTGATTTTGGTAGGGAAATTTCTACTAATATTTTATCCATTATTATCTCTAGTAGTTATCACTCAACTTTATCagtgtttttataaaaattattaaattttaattttttttataaaatttatataattttaattttattttataaaaattattgtgattgaaaattaaaaattttaatattaatttatgatattattaattattttataaataaaattacttaattagtGATTACTgataaaaaaatagagaaaaaaaaagggaTTTGATAGCTAAGAAGGCAGCTGAAATGCTTTTTAtgcattttttttatgaaattaataaaatatagtaattatatttataaaataattgataagtaaataaattaatttaaaaattttaatttttgtgaattttatattttcataaaaagaaattaaaattcagtaactttaataaaaatattgataaaattaagTGATCGTGTGTAACAATTATCCAAATTTAAGAAAAGAGTTCGTAAtttctattttatatttttttatttcacattaattaaaaaaataaaataataaattttatctatTATGTTTCTAatatactctcaactcatgttgtttcattaaaaattaaattatttatattactaGATTTTTCTTAAACttaataaattttacttttaaaTGCATATTAAATAGAgacatattaataaattaataaataaattattattaaaaaagtagcatataattttttaaaaaaaaaaacctatattTATGGGATAAAGGAagcaaaattttcttaatttccttttttttgttctttcaagAAAGGaattatgtattttttaaaatcacTAACTAGCTACTAGATATATGcaaccattttttttttgttattttcaatttgtaaatatatatatttttataattgagAATTATTAGttgtttttattaaatatataaatattaataaattcttTCTAGAAATACAACATAAATTTATGAGATGAATTAAAGTTAACAAAAACATTTATTCCCCTTTTTTTATGTGGATCATTTATTAGAATGGATGAATTCTGTACGGCTGGTTCAATATTATTTTACAAATACAGAGAGAATTTGTCGGTTAGAAATCATAATGCAATATTGGAAAGAGAAACAGAATCAATTGAACTTTGGCACATCTTTTCTATTCAACCATGAGACAATCTCAACATGGAAAGCCTCTTGTGGGGAAAGGGACCATTTATTCAATACGCTTCTTAATACAAGGAAAATGGGTTTTGTAGCTTAGCCCTGCTTTCCAATTCTTCCAAGCAGTACAAGAAGACTCTTGCAAATCATAAAATTTGAAATGGAAAATTAAATTGACATTCAATAAACATGAGCATGAAACATAATTAAGGAAAAATATAATTCAAAACcaaacaccaccaccaccaccaccaccaccacctttttAACAAAAGCATGCATAATTGGTATTATATCGTTAGACCATTCACATTAGCTTGCTAATTTCCATCTAGTTATATAAAAGCCAAACATGCTCAAGAGTCACAGTTGATGAACAAAAGAGAGAGAGACAACGGCTTACTACTATATATAGCTACTCAGCAGTGACTTCTTTGATTTGCCTGCATTCATGGTTTGCCCAACTTCTTTAAAAAACCCTTTTCAAAAGGTAATCTGTGACAATCAAGATGAAAACacacattattaatattattcaaCGTTCTCACAATCAtgacataatagatttgttaatacAATTCAATAAATTTAGTGCAAATCAGACAAATTAAAGGGTGTTTGGTTTACTGATTTGgtgtagctgatagctgatagatacTCAAACATGTAAattataatgtttgataagtttaaaaaaataaagctgaTAACTGATGGATagctgatatgatacccatcaacTGCACTTTACATTAGCTTTATTTTTTAGGGTtatttctcatcagctgatagctaatttgattttattttttattttgaccatattatcatttcttatttaattcgaaaattaatattattaatacttttatatttttcatttataattttaatattttaattaacatatttcacctttattcaaatattttttattaataacataaaatataaaaatatttatttatacctaaaaacttaaaattaattataagttttttctttatcaacaataataattactttattatctttttatatttttaaaattatttaattatttaaaaaaaaaataattatttttttattttaataataaaataaataatataatataatagattaataattatatttttattttaataatataataaatgatttaatatattaatttgataattgtatatttaatttaataataaaataaataatataataaatttataattttatatttattttaataataaaataaattatacaatACATACCCTTATTGATCATCTCACATATCAATAGTAACAGCTAtacataattttaccaaacactttacAAAAATCAGCTATAATTAGCTACCAGCTATCAGTAACAGCTCTCAATTAACAATTATCagctatatttaataattaaactaAGCAGACCCTAAGCAAATTTATACATTCCATTCCGCTacaacaaaacaaaaaaaaaaaaacctacaaTTTCTTATCAcacattttttttttagtaatttttcatatattattGATAAAAAAGATACCTAAAGAATTAAAATGTACTAACAACAATTTCGGCGGAATCCTTACCGACTATAGCCCTGCTTGGTATTGAGTTTCAGAGCTTGAAActtcttttctgaataaaagcacTATTTTAAATGCCGTTGAGAAAAACAATTTGAAAGAAgctgttttattattttagtgttcttatgactaaaactaatcaaatttaatttttaattatttttaacactctctaactaatatatttaaaaatgtgATTTTTTCAACAGCAATGCCAAACAGGCCATAAAAAGATTtcattgataaaatttttaagtaaattaaaataaaattttaaaatgcaaaaaaaaaaattgctaatCACAAGGATTTTGTTAGCAAAATTTCTTAaagtaaatgaaaattttttatcaacCATAAATTTGTAGCCAGTAAAATTTTTTGAAGTAAATAAtacttataaaatacaaaaaaaaaattattggcaaTAAATTTTAGATCagtaaaatttcttaaaaaataaaatttaaaaatatgaaaaattactgACTACAAATTTGTGATCGATAATTTTCTACAATTATGATTCAATCAGTAATCCTCCGATAAATAATAAATCACAAAAGATTGTGTCAATATGTGACATAGCCATTATGTGAGAACctcacaaatttttttttaattcatttaaattttaaaaaataaaattaatataaattaaattaaattaattaattcaaaaaataaaaattttaaaaaattaaattaaaaaactaaaataaaataaattaaaaaattaaattaaattaaaaaattaaattaaattaaaaatgtgaAAAGCGACAAAAAAATTTTGACCAATAATTACCAGCAGCTGTGCCGCCAGTAATGTTATCACTAATTTCATTATAGTATAGTATTAGCGACCGAGAATGACGCCTTTAATAACACTAATTACCGATGAAATTTGTGATCGATAAATttattgatgacaaaaagggTCTATAATTTTTTTCCTACAATATAAATGCCAATCCATCATTCTTTAGGGTATTTGATTCACCTGTtgtgcatacagttaataattgatAGATacccaaataaataaattagagtGTTTGGTAAGTTTAAGAAAATAAAACTGACAGCTGATGGGTAACTGATATAGTACCTATCAACTgctgcagtttgtatcaactCTATTCTTTGAACTGTTTCTCGttagctgataactgatagctggtttgatttgattttttattttagctatattatctttttttatttaactcaaaaattaataatattaatatttttatattttttatttataattttaatattttaattaacacatttcaacttaattaaaatattttttattaataacataaaatataaaatatttatttatatctaaaaaattaaaattaattataaattttttctttattaacaataataattattttatttatatttttaaaattatttaattattttttcaaaaaagttaattatttttttattttaataatatgataaatgatataatatattaatttaataattatatatttaatttaataataaaataaataatataatataataaatttataattttatatttatttcaataataaaacaaattatataatatatacccttGTTAATAAGTTTATATATCAacatataatt carries:
- the LOC131182816 gene encoding F-box protein SKIP23-like; protein product: MDRVACNWSELPRDLMAFNLNTMFRVNKVIVYPDFAWNKIEDCTVLAITEHGRKSGHGRLCYWRFGDENWTIVNGGFCYYCDIIVYKGQFYVVDKWGMLSVIDFSSSRAKKIAAPLYREGIEKFLVESCGDLYLVDGFVKGECDRQSNAETQCMVVDFRVYKLNEEEHDWDPVKSIGDRIFFVGHSSFSTSAQDFSELEGNCIIFIDKTILPKKGGGFESFHDQFMGVFNLVDGSIGRLTFPLHNRPYSHIFGPSPTWINSDSSSSSSSSG